Part of the Hippopotamus amphibius kiboko isolate mHipAmp2 chromosome 7, mHipAmp2.hap2, whole genome shotgun sequence genome, ATGCCTAAAAAGCAGCCAGAAGTCATCCCACTTAAAGTTTATTTCATGATTTCCAGCATGCAGTGtgcttttctggggaaaaaaatttttttgtcccAATTcacattataaattaatttacaaatatagAATTGTGTTAGaaacaatatttataaaagtCCATACAATTTTTCACATAGAAAAATATCCACAGAAAGGGGTTTTCTGTACATACAATACAGGAGTAGGTAGTCTCTTTGGTTGTCTTCCtgcataatatttaaaaagtaatgagaatgttttttatacttcaataactatttaaaaaaataattttctgtatgtatatttcaaaattcaaatttaacagtAATGCTGTGAGAGTCTCAAAAAAGAATACACAAGGGAAAGTTAAAACTTTTTTACAATGaatttgtgttcctttttctaaaaaaatttaaaaaccaagtcAGCAACGCTCCCATCAAAGACCAAACATGGGACAAAGGCAATTCACAGGACATTATCTTCATCCTAATGCATCGCTATTCCGATAGAATCACCAACTATCTGCATTAATTAACACTTTTTGGATAAGTTCAAACAGTGGCCTAGCATCTGTCATGTACAGACATCCTGTGGGGCACCAGGAGGGCAACCACAAAAAACCATTCAAATGAAGATACCTCTTGAGAAGTAGAAGGgagtgttaaaaataaattacattaaaaaaaattttgactgcaaatgttttatttaaagaacttataaaaattccatttaaaaactatttttaatacaattctAACTTTgtttcaaagatgaaaaatccAGGACGTATGCAATAAGGGACAGGATGCCAATTAACTAGGATGGTCACCCCAGACCTCAGAAATACAGCAGCAGAAGGAAGGCAGAGCTGGTGCCCATCCTCACTACTCAGAATGTCTCAAGTGATATCAATTTCAACCAGAATCTTTGGTCAGATGAAACCTAGCTCTTTCCTACTCCTTAGACATCATGTCTGCCTATACATGCCGGTGCCTTTGTTTTTCAGGAACCAGAACGCAAAGCTTacaagcacagactctggagccagactgccttaAAACTGGATCCTGGTgagagttccctggttgcctagtggttagggtttggcgctttcactgccgtggcctgagttcaatccttCGTCAGGGATTGAatgcacggccaaaaaaaaccacaaaaaaaccccaacaacaacaacaacaaaacaaacaaaaaacacacacatatataaaaaccaaaaaactggaTCTTGGCTGCATGACTTACCATccgtgtggccttgggcaagttacctaacatCTTGGCGGTTCACTGCCCGCATACAGAAAATGAGGAGTAACACTACCTCTCTCCCAAGGTTGTCATGAGCATTAAATGAGCGAATACATGTCAAGTGTAGAAAAGCTGGCACACAGGGCATGCTTGGGCGGTTCTATTGCTATTAGTGTCTGCCACATACCTGACACGGAGCATAGAGGTGATTTGTGAGCAGGCTAGAGCTCAAGGATTTACAGTGCTTCCTAGCACAGTATTTGAAAAACTTTCATCAGCCACAAAGAAGACAAATAGAGGTTTCCTATAAAAATCCTGGTCTCTGACTTTTCTAGAAAAATCAGAATGCTGCCAAGCAGGAGATAACCAGCTGCCCACAGCAGCCTTCTGCTGGTCGGTCCCAACCACTCCCTACTGCTTTCAGTGCCAACTGTTACCTTTTTCGAACCCAttaacttcattcatttttgtagCCGGTCCCTGGACCCATTTGAGCTTGTGACCCTGATATACAGTGATGAACaaacagacatggtccctgccctcacaggGCTCAAGGGTACGATCCCAGAACAGAGTGAGCTGAACTCCTCTCCAGGGAGGCCCTTTATCCAGAGAAACCCGTCAAAGCTCGCCGGGTTGTAGAAAGTTATCTATTGCATCCATGCTACTCCGAGTGTGGTCAGTGGACCGGGGAGCTCAGCCGTGAGCTTtggagaaatgcagagtctcagttCCTGTCCCAGACCTACTGccttagaatctgcattttcacaagatCTCAGGTGTCCACAGTCAAGTCTGGGACACGGGGCTCTATACCTCGGATCCCTCCCGGGGGTAGATGAGGCTGTTGACCATGCTGAAGTTGTAGAAAGGGCTGCCGAAGGGGCTGCTTGGCCCTGCGCTGGTGCTGGCGGGGAAGGGGCTGTAGTAGGAAGATCTCTGGCTGCTGCCGTTGTTGCTGGTGCTGTGACTCAGTTGCAAGGCGTCTGGCGAGGCCTCCGGGATGGAGCTGGGGGGGAATGCGCCACCCGAGGGCACCTGGGTCCCCTGGATCCCAAGGGGGCGGCCGCCAGGGAGCGCTCGCGGGGTGCTCCCACTGCTGGTGACGCTCAGGGTACTGAGGCTGCTGAAGAAGCTGTTCAGGCAAGGGGTGGAGGAGAGCACGGACCCTCCCGGGGAGGAGGCAGTACTCTTGGTGCCCTCGGGAGGCTCTGGGGACTGAGGGGGCCTCAGCAACGCCGGGGCGCTGTCTCCTTCCGGCTTCCCACCCACTCCAGACCCCAGTCCTGGGGAGAGCCCTTCTTCTGATTTCGAGGTCCCCGCGGCCACTGTGGGGGTGCTGCTGGCTTCCGAGCGGCGCTTTCGCTTCCGACGGAAGTTCCCGTTGtcaaacattttctcacagtttggaTCCAGGGTCCAGTAATTACCTTTCCCTGCGGGAGATGAGTAAGAACGCTGAGTTAGAAAAGGACGCAGTTCACGCCCACGATCTGAGAGGGGGATCCTCCGACAGAAATGCTCAACCCACTCTGCTGTCTAAATGCACCCTTTTGGGGGAGATGGCACACTACTTGAGCCTCTGTTTACTTATAAAAATAGAGATAAGACCAGTGCTCACTTCACAGGTTGGCTATGAGGGTTAAATGATAGATCTCTGCAAAGTAGCCACACCGTAGTGAGTGAATGAAAAACCAGTATGTTGTCATTATCACTTGTTGAAAGGGTACAATACTTGCCCCCCAAAAAATACTCCACTGGGAAAAGGCAATCTCCAATACCCAATGCTCTGCCTTGCcgaacaaaaacaacaaattattACTGCGCAACTGACTGTTTTAACAATGCCTTGGATGGCACATATTTGGAGTATAAGGAGGCTTCATACACCCTCCTTCCCTAGAGCAGGAGGCACCCCTGCATCTCTTCCAAGCTTGTCCTCCATCTGGCCAATCTCAGAGATCAGGGCCCCATTTAATGCATGCAATGCTAGTCTTCTGCTTAGAAAATCTCCCTCACTTTTGAGTACAATGGAGGTAAAAAAGATCTATCATTTTGGAGGATTTTATCTCCCAACAGCTTTTTTCACTTCTGGTACAAAGAAcctttggcaattgtaaatattgtaaagcatttatcttttttttttaaataaatttatttattttgtttattggctgcattgggtctgtgttggactttctctagtcgcagtgagtgcaggctcctcactgtggtggcttctcttgttttggagcatgtgCTCtatctaggtgcatgggcttcagtagttgcggcacacgggcttagctgtgcgaagcacatgggatcttcccagagcagggtttgaacccgtgtcccctacgttggcaggcagattcttaaccactgtaccatctaggaagtccctaaagcaCTTATCTTGTAGTGAGTGAGTTCTCTGCACGGATAACCTCAGTTACTCCTCACACTCTGTGGAGACAGGCAGTATGACTGCCTCCATTTTTCAGAGGGGGAAACTGGTGCAGATTAGTTAGAAACCTGCTGTCTTCCCAGTTAACAGTAGGGCCAGGACTTAAGCAGGCTGGCTCTGTTTAAGAcagcattcttaaccactagcaCACAGTCCCCCCACATCCATTACCTCCACTGACACATTTTCTGCAAGTAGTTGTAGAAAAAAAACTTACATAACTACCATCTAAATAACAATACCTGCATCTATCAAAACATTTATATTGTGCCACCTGGCTACCAAaagctttttttggggggggggggaaggggggcggAGCACATCctgcaacatgcaggatcttagttccccaaaccagggatggaacacgtGCCTttcagtggaagcttggagtcataaccactggaccaccagggaagtcctggtaccAAAAGCTTTGACAAGATCCTTGAGACCTTTTTCAAAAGTCCAGGAGTGTACGTGACATGATCAGACATGATCATCTCAGGTAATTTCGAGGCCAAATCTGGAAGATGCATCTTCTAGAACTGCATGCCCTGTCCAGGACAGTAACCACCAGCCACACGTGACTGCTGAGCACTTGAAAAGTGGCTAGTCCCAGGTGAGATGTggtgtaaaacacacacatacgATTTTGAAAATGTagtagcaaaagaaaaatgtaaagtagCTCACTGacaattttttatatttgttatatgttgaaatgatattttgggttactttaaaaattttttaaataattttcaccagcttctttttacttttttcacgTGGCTACTAGACAATTTACAACCACGTGTGGTTTGCACTGCATTTCGATTGGAAAGCACTGCTCTATAATGACTTTAGGTACAAATACTTCAGAGCATTTACATAATTTACACCAAATCCTGGATCTCTGTAGAGGGCAACtgaaacagttttcttttctctttttcctatcACGATTCTCCCCTCACACCCGTCAGTCCTGGGCTCCTTCTGAAAACCGCAATTAAGATTCCCGTTCTCTCACTCCTCAGGTAAGAGGGAAACCACTAACAGGCCACGGTAAGCCGGCCCTCCTCATCCCTCGGGGCCTTTAGGTCAGAACGAAGCAAACTTGGGGTTATCATTCTTACATTTCTAAATAGTTAAGGTTCGCAAACCACAGTCTGCAGGGCCCAGCTCAAGTTCCCTGATCCCTCGGCCCCCATCCTGTGCCGCCTGTGCCACCGTCCTGGAATCACCTCTCAAAGTAGGCACAGTACTTGTCCCACGAAGGGCACCGTGAATCTCTCGCGAACCCGAGGCAGGCATCTACGGACTGCTTATTTTAACGCCCggtctctccccacctctctcttgAAATGTGATGGGATTCTCGGCTGATCCGAATCTCTTTATAGCCATCCTTCATCTGAGAGCCCACCCATGGTCTTATTCCTAATCCACCTCCCTGTAACTCGACCCTCCCTTCCAACGGCCTGGTGAACATTACCAGGGGCGGCTTTCTGCTCGAGGATTCAGGCTTTTTTACCTTTACCCCTAACTGGCCAGCCTCTGCGCGTGTGTGAGTTGGGGGCCGGGGAGGTAAGGGATCGGCGGGGAAGCACCTGTCCGCCCTCACCTGGGTCGTCCTCGTCGCGGGGCACCTTCTTGAAGCAGTCGTTGAGCGACAGGTTGTGGCGGATGGAGTTCTGCCAGCCGGCCTTGCTGCGCTGGTAGAAGGGGAAGCTGTCGGCCACGAACTGGTAGATGTGGCTGAGCGTGAGCTTGCGCTCGGGCGCGCTCTGGATGGCCATGGCGATGAGCGCCGAGTACGAGTACGGCGGCCGCACCATCTTCATCAGGTCCTCGCGGCTGGCCATGGACAGCCAGCCCAGCTCTCCGGGCGCCGCGGGGCCCGCGGGCGAGGCgggcgcggcgggcgcgggcTGCGCGAAGGACCGCTGCGCGCAGGCGAAGGTGCCGGCGGCGGCCGGCGGCTGCAGGAACGGCCCGGGCGCGCCCCcggggggaggcggcggcggcggcggcggggcgcccAGGtacgcggcggcggcggcggagggacCGCCCACGGCCGGCCCGTTGAGCCACAGGTAGGGGTTGGCGGCGGCGGCCGGCGGCGCGGCGTAGTCGGCCAGCCCGTAGGGCgcccgggcgggcggggggccgcccggggcggcggcggcggcggccggggacAGGCCGGGCTGCGAGTACACGCCGAAGTTGTCGCCGCAGTACAGAGCCATGGCGGCGGCCGTCGGCGGGTgcggcgcggcggcggcgaggGGCGAGCGGGGCTGATCTCGCCGCTCGGGCGAGAGCATCCCTTTGGGGGCCAACCCTGCGGCCCCGCCTCGGCCCTGGCTCGGCGACCGGTGTCCTGgccgaggtgggggggggggggcaggtgggtGCGCGCGGAGCGCGGACGAGCCGGCTTCTTATAACCGTCGGCGGCGCGGCTCCTCCCGGGCCGGTCCCGGGGCTGGGCGGCGGCCCGCGGGCCCCGGCTCTCCACGCCCCCGCCACGCCCCACCTGCCCGCGCGTCCCGGCGGAGCGCGCGGAGACCTCGCGCCGCccgccgcgcccgccccgccccttgCAGCCCCTCCTCGCCGGGCCAGGGGAGCCCGGGGGGCCCGGGGAGCCGGGGGAGGCCGGCGCCTACGGGATCCAAGCGGACGCCCCCCACCCCGTTCCTAACTATCGCGTCCTCGGCACAATAGCGAAATAAAATAACGAATATCAAAACAAAGAGAAGATCACCAAGACGGTACTACTGTTTTCTACAAAGTGTGTAAGTTAACTTTGAGTGGCCGTTCAGGCCAACTGCCTGGCCGCCTTTGGGATCTCGACCTGGAGTCGCTACATCTTTTGTGGTCGAGTTGCAGGTTTCACGTCCGGTCTCGACCGATCGGCTCACAGTCGAAAATAATGGACGCGATTTACAAGTCTTTGGGGGTGTACGAAAGATAGTGAGGAGCATCCTTGGTGTGTCCCCTTCTCCTAGGGAATTCTTTGAAGGGAGGGACTGAAATCggtttttaatttctctaacCACGTCTCTAAACATAACGATAGGTTCGTTTACATTTGGGAAACGTTCATTTCAGGTCCGGTTTGCGCAGTCTTTTGGTGTGAGTTGTCTTCCAAAACAGAAGGGTGAATGTTTTCAAAGACATTTAAATAAGTGGGTTAGGAATTAGCATTTTAAAGCCAACTGTAATTTAAGCTGTGCAAGAAGCGCTCATTTACAAAAACGGTCTCAACGAATTACGGTAGACTGCATGCCCTCTACTTTTGTAAATTTTCAAATGCGGCTCCTGcgtggaaaaacaaacaaaaccagtaaAATACTGTGGCGACCCCACATACCACGCAATCATTATTTACTGGCTCCGAACAACGATaagaaaattgtttcttttaCAATTAAAACGATTCCTAGGTATGTTC contains:
- the FOXI3 gene encoding forkhead box protein I3, with translation MLSPERRDQPRSPLAAAAPHPPTAAAMALYCGDNFGVYSQPGLSPAAAAAAPGGPPPARAPYGLADYAAPPAAAANPYLWLNGPAVGGPSAAAAAYLGAPPPPPPPPPGGAPGPFLQPPAAAGTFACAQRSFAQPAPAAPASPAGPAAPGELGWLSMASREDLMKMVRPPYSYSALIAMAIQSAPERKLTLSHIYQFVADSFPFYQRSKAGWQNSIRHNLSLNDCFKKVPRDEDDPGKGNYWTLDPNCEKMFDNGNFRRKRKRRSEASSTPTVAAGTSKSEEGLSPGLGSGVGGKPEGDSAPALLRPPQSPEPPEGTKSTASSPGGSVLSSTPCLNSFFSSLSTLSVTSSGSTPRALPGGRPLGIQGTQVPSGGAFPPSSIPEASPDALQLSHSTSNNGSSQRSSYYSPFPASTSAGPSSPFGSPFYNFSMVNSLIYPREGSEV